The following nucleotide sequence is from Dehalogenimonas sp. THU2.
GGTGCCGATGAGGATGTGGGGGGTGGGGCTCTCTATGAGCGTCTGCCAGTGGGCTTTGGCTTCCGCCTGGAGAGTCGGGAAATCGATCACTGGCGGCATGAGCAACCCGTTCCGGTTTTCTTTCGGCGGGTGATGGCGTCGAGGATGTTGCCCGTGGAAGTTTTGCCGTGGATCTCTTCGTTCAGGAGCACTACCGGCGCCAGGGCGCAGGCGCCGATGCAGGCCACGGTGTCCAGGCTATATTCCAGATCCGCCGTCGTCTCCCCCGGTTTGATCTCCAGTTGCCGTTCCAGTTCAGACAGGATGCGCTCGCCGCCTCCGACATGGCAGGCGGTGCCGCGGCAGACCTTGATGACGTTGCGGCCGGAGGGCTTGAACCTGAACTGGGTGTAAAAAGAAGCCACGCTGTAAACGGTGCTCTCGGCCAGCCCCAGCCGCTCCGCCGCGGCGGCCATGGCTTCCGGCGGGAGATAACCCAGGCGCTCCTGAAGCTGCTGCAGCATGGGGATCAGGTTTGCCTGGTCACGGCTGAAACCACATAACAGCGCCTGGAGTTCTTCTTTGGAGGTTAAATTTTCAGGAATCACTTGCACCGCCCGGGTCGTTGTAACAATACGCAGGAAGTCAAAATCGGAGAGATTTAATTATAGACCATCCACCTCGGCGCAGCAATGAATCACTCTGTCGATACGTTCGGTGGTTGACATCGAGGGGGTAAAAGTGGGATACTTAGAAATTGTCTGACGCGGGGTGGAGCAGTGGCAGCTCGTCGGGCTCATAACCCGAAGGTCATAGGTTCGAATCCTATCCCCGCTACCAATACCGATCGAATCAAGTCCGTCTGAAAAGGCGGGCTTTTTTTGTTTTACCCGGCTGGGAGTACCCCTGCCGGTGAATCGATCCACCATGCCGGAGTCACCGGGTCGGGAACAATCGAAGACCTAACTCGTAAGATCGATCCCTGCCGGAAAGCAGCCGCCAGATCATCCAGC
It contains:
- the nuoE gene encoding NADH-quinone oxidoreductase subunit NuoE; protein product: MIPENLTSKEELQALLCGFSRDQANLIPMLQQLQERLGYLPPEAMAAAAERLGLAESTVYSVASFYTQFRFKPSGRNVIKVCRGTACHVGGGERILSELERQLEIKPGETTADLEYSLDTVACIGACALAPVVLLNEEIHGKTSTGNILDAITRRKKTGTGCSCRQ